The following nucleotide sequence is from Streptomyces leeuwenhoekii.
CTGGAAACCGGCGAGCCGCGCTCGGCGCGGGACCGGTACCGGGTGGGCAGCATCACCAAGACGTTCGTGGCCACGGTGCTGCTCCAGTTGGAGGCGGAGGGCCGCCTGTCCCTGGACGACACGGTGGATGAGTGGCTGCCCGGCATGGTGCGGGGCAACGGCCACGACGGCAGCCGCATCACCCTGCGGCACCTGCTGAACCACACCAGCGGCGTCTACAACTACACCGCCGACGAGGAGTTCGCCCGCACCCACTTCCTCGCGGACGGCTTCCTGCGGCACCGCTACGACACGGTGCCGCCCGAGCGCCTGGTCGCCGTCGCCATGTCCCACCGGCCCGACTTCGCGCCGGGCGCCTCCTGGAAGTACTCCAACACCAACTACGTCCTGGCCGGCCTGGTCGTGGAGGAGGCCACCGGCCGCCCCTGGGGCGAGGAGGTCCGCCGCCGCATCATCGCGCCGCTGCACCTGCGCGCCACCTCGGTCCCCGGCACCCGGGTCACCGTCCCCGCGCCCAGCGGCCGCGCCTACTCCAAACTGGCCCCGACGGCCGAGGGCCCGTCCTACGACGTCACCGAGCTCAACCCCTCCATCGCCACGGCCGCCGGTGAGATGATCTCCGACTCGGCCGATCTGACCCGGTTCTACTCCGCCCTGCTCCGGGGCCGGCTGCTGCCGCCGGCGCAGCTCGCCGAGATGACGGCGACCGTCCGGACCGACGAGAGCGACGAGAGCGACCGCTACGGCCTGGGCCTGATGAAGAGGGAGCTGGACTGCGGGGTGACCGTCTGGGGGCACGGTGGCGGCATCCACGGCTCCTCGTCGGAGGCGGTGACGACGGGGGACGGCCGGCACGCGCTCGCCCTGAACTTCAACGGCGACTGGTCGGGCGACAGCGAGGCGGTGATCGAGGCGGAGTTCTGCGGGAAGTGACCGCGGTCACGAGGAGGGACCGCCGGGCGTCCGCCCCGCGGCCCCTCCTCTCCCCTCCTGGCACCGCCCCGCTCGTCACGGCCGGGGCAGCACCACGACGTATGCGGCGGGTTCCCTGTCGGCGGCCGACATCAACGCGGTTCGTACGACGATCGCTTGATGTTCCGGGGCGTCACGGAGCTTCTTCGCGCTGAGCTGCACCACCGTGATGCCCAGCCGCTCCAGGTGCTCGCGTTTGCGCGGGCATTCCGGCGCCCCGGTGTCCCCGCAGGAGGCGTGTCCGTGCCGGCCGGCCCGGGTGTCCAGGTCGACCGCCACCCCGTGTTCCGGCCAGTAGGCGTCCACCCCGCCGAGGTCGGGGCCGCCGGGCAGCCGCAGGCCGACGTTCCAGACCGGGTCGGGCAGGCCGTAGTCGCGCACCATCCGGTACAGGCGGTCCTCCGCGATCGCCCGGCCCTCCGCCAGCAGGGACTCGACGGCGTCCACCAGGTGCGGGCGGCTCAGCAGGTGGGCCTCCTTCAGCTCCCGCACCACCGTGGCCGGTTCGCAGTGCCCGCCGCGCACCGCCTCGGTCAGCAGCCGCCGCACGGCGCCCGCGTCCGTCAGCTCCGCCACCGCGTCGGCCAGGGCCCGCGCCACCGGCGCGACCGGGACGAGGGCGCCCTGAGCGCGCACCGGGTCCAGAGCCCGGGGCACGGTGAGCAGCTCGGGCACGGGCAGGTCGGCCGTGCGCAGGATCCGCGCACAGCCCGTCGAGCGGAGCCGGCGCGCCCGGGGGACGAGGACGTCGACGGTCTCCAGGTCCGGCAGCGGGGGAGCGGAGGTGAAACCGTGCAGCGTCAGCGCGGCCAGGCCGGTGATCACCGCCTCCCCGTGGCCGGCCGCCGTCCGCGGGCCGGGCTGGGAGGGGACACCGCCGGCCCGCTCCCGCCCCGCGTACAGCAGCACCGCGTGCAGCCGCTCCTCACCGGTCGGCGGGCCGGGGTGGAGCAGGACGACGCCGGGGAGGATCTGCTGCCAGGGGCCGCCCGGGCGGCAGTGCGCGGTCGTCTCGGCGGCCGCGACCCCGCGCGCGCGGAGCTGGGCCGTGGTCAGCAGCCGGCGCGAGCCGGAGGCGAGCTGCTGGAGCGGGCGCGGGGAGAGCGGGGTGTCGTGGTTCATGTCCGGGAACTTCCCGTCTCCCGCCCCACCTTGAACCGCTGTTACACGTCCGTCGACAAACGCGGACAAGATCGCCCTAAAGGACGGGTGTTCGGATGCCGAAAACCCCTGGTCCGACCGGGTGGGGACCAGGGGTTACGGCGATGATTGCCCGAATTCCGTAACGGTTACCCAGCGCTCATCCCTGGGGAGGGCTCAGCCGGCCGCGGCGTCGCACTCCTGGCCGCGCAGCGCCCGCGCCAGATCGTCCCGCGCCTCCAGCACCAGGCGGCGCAGGGCGGGCGCGGCACCGGCGTGCGCGGCGAGCCACGCGTCGGTCGCCTCCAGCGTCGCCCGCGAGTCCTGGTACGCCGGGAACAGGCCCCGGACGACGTCCATCCCGATCTGGATGGACCGCTCCGTCCACACCCGCTCGATCGCCGCGAAGTACTTCTGCGCGTACGGCGCGAGCAGCTCCCGCTGCGAGGGCCGGGCGAAGCCCGCGATCGTCGCCTCGACCAGCGCGTTCGACAGCGCGTCCGACTCCACCACCTGCGCCCACGCCTGCGCCTTGACCGCCGCCGACGGGCGGGCGGCCAGACACCGCACCTGGTGCCGCTTGCCGGAGGCGGTGTCGTCCCGGGCCAGCTCGGCGGCGAGCACCGCCTCGTCGGCCGCGCCGTGCGCCGCGAGCGGCTCCAGGAACGCCCAGCGCAGCTCCTGGTCCACCTCCAGCCCGTCGATCTTCTCGGTGCCCTCCAGCAGGTCCCGCAGCAGCCGCAGGTCGGCCTCCTCGAAGGCGGCCCGCGCGTAGAACCTGGCCCAGGCGAGCTGGTGCTCGCTGCCCGGCTCCGCGTCCCGCAGCTCGCGCAGCGCGCCCTGGGCCAGCAGCCGCCCGCCCGTCTCGCGCCACCCGGGCGCCGCGTAGTGCACCAGTGCCGACTCCGCCCACGCGTGCAGCATCTGCAGCACGCCGATGTCCGACTCACGGCCCGCGAACCGCAGCACCAGGTCCACGAACTCCCGCGCCGGCAGCAGCGCGTCCCGCGTCATGTTCCACAGCGCCGACCAGCACAGGGCGCGGGCCAGCGGATCCGTCATGTGGCCCAGCCCGGTGCGCAGCGCGGCCAGCGAGGTCTCGTCGAAGCGGATCTTGCAGTACGTCAGGTCGTCGTCGTTGACCAGCACCAGCTCCGGCGCGTCCGCCCCGGCCAGCTCCGCCACCACCGTGCGCGCCCCGTCCACGTCCGTCTCGGCGCGCGCGTACCGCTCCAGGGCGCCGTCCCGGCCGCGCCGGTACAGGCCCACCGCCACCCGGTGCGGGCGCAGCTCGGGGTGCGATTCGGGGGCCTCCTGCACCACCGCAAGCTCCTCGATCCGGCCCTCGGCGTCCAGCAGCACCTGCGGGGTCAGCGCATTGACGCCGGCCGTCTGCAGCCAGGCCCGCGCCCAGGCGCCCATGTCCCGCCCGCTGGTCTCCTCCAGCACCGACAGCAGATCGGCCAGCCGCGTGTTGCCGTACGCGTGGCGCTTGAAGTAGCGCCGCGCGCCCTCCAGGAAGGCGTCCTGGCCGACGTACGCCACCAGCTGCTTGAGCACGCTGGCGCCCTTGGCGTACGTGATGCCGTCGAAGTTGAGCTTGGCGTCCTGAAGGTCGCGGATGTCGGCGGTGATCGGGTGGGTGGAGGGCAACTGGTCCGCGCGGTAGGCCCACGCCTTGCGGCGGTTGGCGAAGGTGATCCAGCCGTCGGTGAAGCGGGTCGCGCCGACCAGCGAGAAGGCGCCCATGAAGTCGGCGAAGGACTCCTTCAGCCACAGGTCGTCCCACCACCGCATGGTGACCAGGTCGCCGAACCACATGTGCGCCATCTCGTGCAGGATCACGTTGGCGCGGCCCTCGTAGGACGCCCGCGTCACCTTCCCGCGGAAGATGAACTCCTCCCGGAAGGTCACCAGGCCCGGGTTCTCCATCGCGCCGAGGTTGTACTCCGGCACGAACGCCTCGTCGTACTTCCCGAACGGGTACGGGTAGTCGAAGTGGTCGTGGAAGAAGTCCAGGCCCTGCTTGGTCACCAGGAACACGTCGTCGGCGTCGAAGTGGGGCGCCAGCCCCTTGCGGCACATCGCGCCGAGGGGGATCTCCAGCGTCGTACCGTCGTCGAACGTCCGCGTGTAGGTGTCGGTCACGTAGTGGTACGGACCCGCCACGACGCAGGTGATGTACGTCGAGATCGGCTTGGTCTCCGCGAACCGCCACACGCCGTCGGCGCGTTCACCCGCGCCGTTGCTCCACACCGTCCACTCCTCGGGCGCCCGCACCTCGAAGCGGAACGGGGCCTTGAGGTCCGGCTGCTCGAAGTTGGCGAAGACCCGGCGCGCGTCGGCCGGCTCGTACTGGGTGTACAGGTACACCTCGCCGTCCTCGGGGTCGACGAAGCGGTGCAGGCCCTCGCCGGTGCGGGAGTAGGCGCACCGGGCGTCGACGATCAGCTCGTTGTCGGCAGCGAGGTCCTCCAGCACGATCCGGGAGCCGTCGAAGACCTCGCCCGGGTCCAGGTCCCGCCCGTTGAGGCTGACCGCCGTCACGCTCGGCGCGATCAGGTCCGCGAAGGTCGACGCGCCCGGCTCGGCGCAGCGGAAGCGGATCGTGGTGACGGAGCGGAAGGTGCGCGGCCCCTCGCGGTGGTCGTCGCCGACCGCGGAGCGGACGTCGAGGGACACCTCGTACCCGTCGACGGACAGCAGGGCGGCCCGCTCCCGGGCCTCGTCACGGGACAGATTCTCACCGGGCACGGACGGCACTCCCTCGGCTCGTGTTCCAGGATGCGGACAGCCCTGATCCTGCCATGCGACCCGGACGGCGGACAGCCGGGAATGGCCGGGACGAGCAGGAGCGTTTCCCGGAGGATCGGCCGCCGCATCGCTCGCGTCACGAGGAGAGACATGTCGCAGAAGACCCCCGTCGACTTCTGGTTCGACCCGCTGTGCCCCTGGGCCTGGATGACCTCCCGCTGGGTGCTGGAGGTGGAGAAGCTGCGCGACATCGAGGTCCGCTGGCACGTGATGAGCCTGGCGGTCCTCAACGAGGACAAGCTCGACGAGCTTCCCGAGGAGTACCGCGAGATGCTCGCGACCAAGGCATGGGGACCCGTCCGGGTCGTCATCGCCGCCCAGGAGGAGCACGGCGCCGAGGTGCTCGGCGATCTGTACACCGCGCTCGGCACCCACATCCACAACCGGGGCGAGGGCCCGGGCAAGGAGGCGGTCGCCGCCGCCCTGAAGGACGCCGGGCTGCCCCAGTCCCTCATGGACCACTGGGACGCCACGCCCTACGAGCCGCAGTTGCGCGCCTCCCACAAGGAGGGCATCGACAAGGTCGGCCAGGAGGTCGGCACCCCGGTGATCGCCGTGCCCGGCCCCGACGGCGAGCAGATCGCCTTCTTCGGCCCGGTCGTCACCCCCGCCCCCAAGGGCGAGCAGGCCGCCAAGCTGTGGGACGGCACCCTCGCGGTGGCCTCGGTCCCGGGCTTCTACGAGATCAAGCGCACCCGCACCCAGGGGCCGATCTTCGACTGAGCCCGCGGGGACGGCGGCCGGGCGCCGGGCTCAGCCGCCGGCCTCCCGGAAGGACTCCGGCAGGCTGAACCCGGCCCTGAAGTTGAAGTAGGACTGCACCCGCAGGCATCCCTCGCGGGCGCAGCGCCGGTAGGTGCCGACATCCGCCCGGTCCACACGGGTCAGGGCGTAGGCGCGCTCCTCGTCGGTGAGCGGCCGGAAGTCCTGGTGGGTGTCCCCGCAGTTGGGACACCGTCTGTTCGGAAGACCCATGCGCGCCACTGTCCCCCGGAACCGGCCCGGCCGGAAGACGCGCACGGAGCGCACCGCCCGTGCCCGGCGCGCCCCGGGCGCCCCGGTCCGCACGTCCGGTCCGGGCGGTGCCCGTATGCGGGAAACCCCCGTGAGTCACGTCCTCACGGGGGCTTCCCTCTTTTCCGCCCGCCGCGCGAAAGGTGAGAAGACGATCACGAGGCAGGACGTCTCACGGGCGCCTCAGGGCGCCAGCAGCAGCGCGTTCACGCGGGACTTCGCGGCCTCGTAGCGGCGCGCCACGTCCTGCCAGTTGACGACCTGCCACATCGCCTCGATGAAGTCCACCTTCTGGTTCCTGTACTGCAGGTAGAAGGCGTGCTCCCAGGCGTCGAAGACCAGGATCGGGGTCGAGCCCTGGCCCACGTTGCCCTGGTGGTCGTAGACCTGCTCGACGATCAGCCGCCCGCTCAGCGGCTCGTACGCCAGTACGCCCCAGCCCGAGCCCTGGGTGGTGGCGGCGGCCTTGGAGAGCTGCGTCTTGAAGTGGGCGAAGGAGCCGAACGACTCGGTGATCGCGTTCGCGAGTTCGCCCACGCCGTCCTGGGCCAGCGGCTCGCCGCCGCCGTCCTTCGGGCCGGTCATGTTCTGCCAGTAGATCGAATGCAGGATGTGGCCGGAGAGGTGGAAGGCGAGGTTCTTCTCCAGCCCGTTGATCGAGCCCCAAGCCTCCTTGTCGCGGGCCTCGGCGAGCTGCTCCAGCGTGTCGTTGGCGCCCTTCACATAGGCGGCGTGGTGCTTGTCGTGGTGCAGCTCGATGATCTCCGGGCTGATCACGGGGGCCAGTGCGGCGTAGTCGTACGGCAGTTCAGGCAGCGAGTAGACAGGCATGGCGGATCCCCTCCGACCTCTTATTGCAATAAGCTTGCAAGTGC
It contains:
- a CDS encoding superoxide dismutase; its protein translation is MPVYSLPELPYDYAALAPVISPEIIELHHDKHHAAYVKGANDTLEQLAEARDKEAWGSINGLEKNLAFHLSGHILHSIYWQNMTGPKDGGGEPLAQDGVGELANAITESFGSFAHFKTQLSKAAATTQGSGWGVLAYEPLSGRLIVEQVYDHQGNVGQGSTPILVFDAWEHAFYLQYRNQKVDFIEAMWQVVNWQDVARRYEAAKSRVNALLLAP
- the pepN gene encoding aminopeptidase N gives rise to the protein MPGENLSRDEARERAALLSVDGYEVSLDVRSAVGDDHREGPRTFRSVTTIRFRCAEPGASTFADLIAPSVTAVSLNGRDLDPGEVFDGSRIVLEDLAADNELIVDARCAYSRTGEGLHRFVDPEDGEVYLYTQYEPADARRVFANFEQPDLKAPFRFEVRAPEEWTVWSNGAGERADGVWRFAETKPISTYITCVVAGPYHYVTDTYTRTFDDGTTLEIPLGAMCRKGLAPHFDADDVFLVTKQGLDFFHDHFDYPYPFGKYDEAFVPEYNLGAMENPGLVTFREEFIFRGKVTRASYEGRANVILHEMAHMWFGDLVTMRWWDDLWLKESFADFMGAFSLVGATRFTDGWITFANRRKAWAYRADQLPSTHPITADIRDLQDAKLNFDGITYAKGASVLKQLVAYVGQDAFLEGARRYFKRHAYGNTRLADLLSVLEETSGRDMGAWARAWLQTAGVNALTPQVLLDAEGRIEELAVVQEAPESHPELRPHRVAVGLYRRGRDGALERYARAETDVDGARTVVAELAGADAPELVLVNDDDLTYCKIRFDETSLAALRTGLGHMTDPLARALCWSALWNMTRDALLPAREFVDLVLRFAGRESDIGVLQMLHAWAESALVHYAAPGWRETGGRLLAQGALRELRDAEPGSEHQLAWARFYARAAFEEADLRLLRDLLEGTEKIDGLEVDQELRWAFLEPLAAHGAADEAVLAAELARDDTASGKRHQVRCLAARPSAAVKAQAWAQVVESDALSNALVEATIAGFARPSQRELLAPYAQKYFAAIERVWTERSIQIGMDVVRGLFPAYQDSRATLEATDAWLAAHAGAAPALRRLVLEARDDLARALRGQECDAAAG
- a CDS encoding DsbA family protein, giving the protein MSQKTPVDFWFDPLCPWAWMTSRWVLEVEKLRDIEVRWHVMSLAVLNEDKLDELPEEYREMLATKAWGPVRVVIAAQEEHGAEVLGDLYTALGTHIHNRGEGPGKEAVAAALKDAGLPQSLMDHWDATPYEPQLRASHKEGIDKVGQEVGTPVIAVPGPDGEQIAFFGPVVTPAPKGEQAAKLWDGTLAVASVPGFYEIKRTRTQGPIFD
- a CDS encoding serine hydrolase domain-containing protein; translated protein: MTTRVRTALAAATAAALTAALTASLAGTATAAPAARDGHDATRRALRAAVADGVPGATATVRDGRGTWTATAGVGDLETGEPRSARDRYRVGSITKTFVATVLLQLEAEGRLSLDDTVDEWLPGMVRGNGHDGSRITLRHLLNHTSGVYNYTADEEFARTHFLADGFLRHRYDTVPPERLVAVAMSHRPDFAPGASWKYSNTNYVLAGLVVEEATGRPWGEEVRRRIIAPLHLRATSVPGTRVTVPAPSGRAYSKLAPTAEGPSYDVTELNPSIATAAGEMISDSADLTRFYSALLRGRLLPPAQLAEMTATVRTDESDESDRYGLGLMKRELDCGVTVWGHGGGIHGSSSEAVTTGDGRHALALNFNGDWSGDSEAVIEAEFCGK